A stretch of the Sorangium aterium genome encodes the following:
- a CDS encoding HU family DNA-binding protein, with product MASKKTAGGGAKKTLSKSGLIQAITEAAGDELSRKQVKNVLESLITIGHRELKKSGVFTLPGFAKFRVVKRPATKARQGINPFTKQPMTFAAKPASKSVRARPIKAIKDALL from the coding sequence ATGGCAAGTAAGAAGACGGCCGGGGGCGGCGCGAAGAAGACGTTGAGCAAGAGCGGCCTGATCCAGGCCATCACCGAAGCTGCCGGTGATGAGCTGAGCCGCAAGCAGGTGAAGAACGTTCTCGAGTCCCTCATCACGATCGGTCATCGCGAGCTCAAGAAGTCGGGCGTGTTCACGCTGCCCGGCTTCGCGAAGTTCCGGGTGGTCAAGCGCCCTGCGACGAAGGCGCGCCAGGGGATCAACCCGTTTACCAAGCAGCCGATGACCTTTGCCGCGAAGCCGGCGAGCAAGTCGGTCCGCGCTCGGCCGATCAAGGCCATCAAGGACGCGCTCCTGTAG